The Oscillatoria sp. FACHB-1406 genome segment ATGAGAAATTGGGTTAGGAAGAGGGACGCGCGGATGCAGAATTTTAAAATAGTGCGAATTGCCGAAACGATAGGGTATGGTTTCGCCTTCTTGTAGGGGGCGAGAAGCGGTACTTAAATATTCCCACATCAGCCGCAATTCCGGACGAATAATCGATTTCAGGCTCGTTCCATAATGCTCTTGGGGTTTTTGCAATAATTGCTGCCAAGTTTGCATCGGAAAAATTTCAGGCGGGATTGCTAAATGACAACTGCCGCAGCGATCGCGGTACACTTGTAACCCAAGTTGCGCGCGCGCTGGAGTCGGATCGACAGAAGCAAGCAATTGCTCGCCCGAAGCAACATTCAACGTTGGATTCCCCTTCGCCATCGCCATCGCTCCTCCCCACCCTATCAACGCGCTCCAGAGCAAGATGATAAGGATTAAGATCGAGGGGGAACGTTTTTTCGATTTTCTCTGTGCCATTTGCCAATCGATAACTCGCTACGAGTGCTTACAAGTTTAGGAGAATCAAATGCTTGGGGAGCTAACTTTTAAGTATTCAATCTTTGCTTGACTAAGGCAAGGTATGTCCCGTTACCCGCATGACTAATTTTCCATCCTTTGGATTGCGACTGAAAATAAAAGCTCCCGATTCTTCCTCCCCTCCAGACAGAAAATCAATGTTTTGCGTTCCCTCTTCTTCCACTTTGCCATCAATAATCAGTTGTGCAGTGACTTCAACCGATTCTGCTGTCTCGCCGCCGGTATTTTTTAAGGTGAAAGGAACGTAAAACTGACTTTCAACTTGACTAATTTCTTGATTTGTGGTGACTGACAGAATGGGCGGCTGGTCTTGCGCGCTTGCCCAGCGATACAATACTAAACCGACAATCGTCGTTAAAATAGCCAGGGCAATGCTGAAGCTAACCCATTCTACGGGCGATCGCGGTTCTTTTTGCTTGTTTTCTTCTGAATCTTGTTGACCTTGTTCGGAATTCTCGTTCAAACGGCTAACCTCCCTGCTGCACCGCCTACTGTGGCGGGCAATCCTAAAACCAAAGTTTGTTGAAGCCAAAGATGCCAGGGATCGCTCCAAGTCAGTCTTTGGAAAAACCAGAGCATCAATGCCGAAGCGATTAGCGAAACCAGGTAAGAGAAAACA includes the following:
- a CDS encoding cytochrome C — encoded protein: MAQRKSKKRSPSILILIILLWSALIGWGGAMAMAKGNPTLNVASGEQLLASVDPTPARAQLGLQVYRDRCGSCHLAIPPEIFPMQTWQQLLQKPQEHYGTSLKSIIRPELRLMWEYLSTASRPLQEGETIPYRFGNSHYFKILHPRVPLPNPISHTTCVSCHLGAKNFDFRSLTPEWENSP
- a CDS encoding TIGR02588 family protein; amino-acid sequence: MNENSEQGQQDSEENKQKEPRSPVEWVSFSIALAILTTIVGLVLYRWASAQDQPPILSVTTNQEISQVESQFYVPFTLKNTGGETAESVEVTAQLIIDGKVEEEGTQNIDFLSGGEEESGAFIFSRNPKDGKLVMRVTGHTLP